In Solanum pennellii chromosome 3, SPENNV200, a single window of DNA contains:
- the LOC107014906 gene encoding uncharacterized protein LOC107014906, with protein MEELNVVRLSPLRLNGPVPAKSTLSGRSTPRGGSPSFRRLNSGRTPRRDGKISAFGSQWFRSNRIVLWLLLITLWAYGGFYVQSRWAHGDNKEGIFGGSGGDVANGTSQPEEKNQRILVANEESLAVKPPSNKTQGNSMDLDVVLAKQGNTVVSDKVSSPKKKSKKSTRASRRKTRGKKKVVAEVKTDDIEVQEEEIPKRNTTYGLLVGPFGSIEDKILEWSPEKRSGTCDRKSQFARLVWSRKFVLILHELSMTGAPLAMLELATELLSCGATVYVVPLSKRGGLMSELSRRKIKVLEDKSDLSFKTAMKADLIIAGSAVCASWIEQYAARTVLGSTQITWWIMENRREYFDRAKLAFNRVKKLIFLSESQSKRWLAWCEEEHIKLKTQPALVPLSISDELAFVAGIPCSLSTPLFSPEKMLEKRQLLRDFVRKEMGLTDNDMLVMSLSSINPGKGQFLLLETTRLLIEGAPPLNGSAVKRREYQKRTLLYNWKQFGEWKKESSTLSNNQETEALQVPQLFIKGVNYTAGIENDRGTRKLFSLPEGKQGEKLKVLIGSVGSKSNKVPYVKALLNFLNQHSNLANTVLWTPSTTRVAALYAAADAYVMNSQGLGETFGRVTIEAMAFGLPVLGTDAGGTKEIVEHNVTGLLHSLGRPGTQVLAENLQYLLNNPSERQRLGSNGRKKVKDMYLKKHMYKRFGEVLYDCMRIK; from the exons ATGGAGGAATTGAATGTAGTAAGACTATCACCCTTGAGGCTGAATGGTCCCGTCCCTGCGAAGTCAACATTGTCAGGAAGATCAACTCCTAGAGGAGGATCTCCTTCCTTCAGGAGATTGAATTCTGGACGAACACCGCGAAGAGATGGTAAAATAAGTGCTTTTGGTTCTCAGTGGTTTAGAAGTAACCGCATTGTACTTTGGTTGCTTCTGATTACTCTTTGGGCCTATGGAGGATTTTATGTCCAGTCAAGATGGGCTCATGGAGACAATAAGGAAGGTATTTTTGGAGGATCTGGAGGTGATGTTGCCAATGGAACTTCTCAACCAGAGGAAAAAAATCAACGAATTCTAGTTGCGAATGAGGAGTCTTTAGCAGTCAAGCCTCCAAGTAATAAAACACAGGGCAATTCAATGGACCTGGATGTGGTCTTGGCTAAACAGGGAAACACTGTGGTATCCGACAAGGTTTCATCTCCTAAGAAGAAGAGCAAGAAATCTACGCGTGCTTCTCGTAGGAAGACTCGTGGTAAGAAGAAGGTGGTGGCAGAAGTAAAAACTGACGATAttgaagttcaagaagaggaaaTACCCAAGCGAAATACTACGTATGGCCTGCTAGTTGGTCCATTTGGGTCAATAGAGGACAAAATTTTGGAGTGGAGTCCTGAAAAGCGGTCAGGAACCTGTGATAGAAAAAGTCAGTTTGCACGTCTTGTTTGGTCTAGGAAGTTTGTGCTGATACTCCATGAACTCTCTATGACTGGAGCTCCACTTGCCATGTTGGAATTGGCTACGGAGCTTTTGAGCTGTGGGGCCACAGTTTATGTAGTACCTCTCAGCAAAAGAGGGGGTTTAATGTCAGAACTATCTAGAAGAAAGATCAAAGTGCTAGAAGACAAATCAGACCTCAGTTTCAAAACAGCCATGAAAGCAGATCTTATTATTGCAGGTTCTGCAGTGTGTGCATCATGGATAG AACAATATGCAGCACGTACTGTGCTAGGTTCAACTCAAATTACTTGGTGGATCATGGAAAACCGGCGGGAATACTTCGATCGGGCTAAACTTGCTTTCAACCGAGTGAAAAAACTTATCTTTCTTTCTGAATCACAGTCTAAGCGCTGGTTAGCTTGGTGTGAGGAAGAACATATAAAGCTCAAAACTCAGCCTGCACTGGTTCCACTTTCTATTAGTGATGAACTGGCTTTTGTAGCAGGCATCCCGTGCTCACTGAGCACTCCACTATTCAGTCCTGAGAAGATGCTGGAAAAGAGGCAGCTCCtaagagattttgtgaggaaaGAAATGGGGCTGACAGACAATGATATGCTTGTCATGTCCTTGAGTAGTATAAATCCTGGAAAGGGTCAGTTTCTGCTTCTTGAAACAACACGCTTGCTGATTGAGGGAGCTCCTCCTCTAAATGGATCTGCTGTTAAAAGACGAGAATATCAGAAAAGGACATTGCTTTATAACTGGAAACAATTTGGTGAATGGAAAAAAGAATCCTCCACCTTGTCAAATAACCAAGAAACTGAAGCATTGCAGGTACCCCAGCTTTTCATTAAGGGGGTTAACTATACAGCTGGAATTGAAAATGATAGAGGAACTCGAAAGCTTTTCTCCTTGCCTGAAGGAAAGCAGGGAGAAAAGCTTAAGGTTCTTATTGGCTCAGTCGGATCCAAGAGCAATAAGGTGCCTTATGTTAAAGCACTTCTCAATTTTCTAAATCAGCATTCTAACTTGGCAAACACAGTACTATGGACTCCATCAACCACTCGTGTCGCTGCACTTTATGCTGCTGCAGACGCTTATGTAATGAATTCTCAG GGACTTGGAGAAACATTTGGGAGAGTGACAATTGAAGCAATGGCATTTGGTCTTCCT gTGCTGGGAACAGATGCTGGAGGCACAAAGGAGATCGTTGAACATAACGTAACAGGTCTTCTTCATTCTTTGGGACGTCCAGGCACTCAAGTCCTTGCCGAAAATCTCCAGTATTTGCTGAACAATCCCTCGGAAAGGCAACGATTgggaagcaatggaagaaagaAAGTAAAGGATATGTACCTAAAGAAGCACATGTACAAGAGATTCGGAGAAGTACTATACGACTGCATGAGAATAAAATAA
- the LOC107015163 gene encoding protein MLN51 homolog has translation MASAGEAEYESDPEEAKLSLKMRRREASDDEEEEREVEKREKSVRMIESDGESEGQGAAADYDEEEEEEEYDDEEYVEDEEIYEGDEYQEVGGTSGGGHEESVKKVEAVAEEVVGEGTGSGQGIDDDNENNVQGEEGKKENEPFAVPTAGAFYMHDDRFRDNAGGRHRRTFGGRKLWESRDERKWGHDKFEELTVEERHYDEGRRGSRGRYRGRGRGRGPGPERGTVRGRRAKAYVNDSYPSNNIQKIQDNAPKGMRGRGPRRYRPTFKDNIDAPPPPNKQSGSSVEKRSYHSTAKASAPVSNVENDAATAAKQGFVSSLNSASPPFYPSSSSTKEINVTHKKELQTGTSSRSVHPSVLGDNSAASQSNSVLRGKNGSDSVSIDKLHISDPITAVASKVSPGLQLAPGSSTISPTQSQPLRGQGRGFNAMPNVNYQSPVINNQFNRAPQPTNLNSTQRNPVLGRGQPTFQATGQQFAQRSGTRSQGSSPPKAGQSISETGEFESSSDSSKSKSAMVAKGKGTLQSTGRGSVLYGGAQVMGAPGSMGGGDQNFPTTPAFLPVMQFGGQHRGGIPAVGMAFPVYVGQPQLGLGNSEMTWLPVLAGAAGALGATYCSPYIAMDGAYHARPSGQISSLTAAPSKENSASKPNNESNPQQRLELSNDDLGQRQKNPRRYTEMKFDQ, from the exons ATGGCGAGTGCTGGGGAAGCAGAGTATGAGAGTGATCCGGAGGAAGCAAAGTTGTCCTTGAAGATGAGGAGAAGAGAAGCGAGTGATGATGAGGAGGAAGAAAGGGAAGTGGAGAAGAGAGAGAAGTCTGTTCGGATGATTGAATCCGATGGTGAATCGGAAGGACAGGGGGCTGCTGCTGATTATGAtgaagaggaggaagaagaggaaTACGATGATGAAGAGTATGTGGAGGACGAGGAAATCTATGAGGGGGATGAGTACCAGGAAGTAGGTGGAACTAGTGGCGGAGGTCACGAGGAAAGTGTTAAGAAGGTTGAAGCAGTAGCGGAGGAAGTTGTGGGAGAAGGAACAGGGTCGGGTCAAGGGATTGATGATGACAATGAGAATAATGTGCAGGGGGAGGAGGgcaagaaagagaatgaacctTTTGCGGTGCCCACTGCTGGAGCATTCTACATGCACGATGACAGGTTTCGAGACAATGCTGGTGGGCGACACAG GCGAACTTTTGGTGGAAGGAAGTTATGGGAATCCAGAGATGAGAGGAAATGGGGACATGACAAGTTTGAAGAGTTGACTGTGGAGGAGAGGCATTACGATGAG GGTAGGAGGGGATCTAGGGGTCGTTATCGAGGTAGAGGCAGAGGGCGAGGGCCTGGGCCTGAGCGTGGAACTGTGCGAGGACGAAGAGCGAAAGCATATGTCAACGACAGCTATCCGAGCAACAACATCCAGAAGATTCAGGATAATGCTCCAAAAGGTATGAGAGGTCGGGGTCCAAGAAGGTATCGACCCACATTTAAGGACAATATCGATGCACCCCCTCCACCAAACAAACA ATCTGGTTCGTCAGTTGAGAAACGTTCATATCATAGCACAGCCAAAGCATCTGCTCCTGTATCAAATGTAGAGAATGATGCAGCGACAGCTGCAAAGCAAGGTTTTGTGTCAAGCTTGAATTCTGCTTCTCCTCCGTTTTACCCCTCTAGTTCCTCCACTAAAGAGATCAATGTGACTCACAAGAAGGAACTGCAAACTGGGACAAGTAGCCGCAGTGTTCATCCTTCTGTTTTAGGAGATAATTCTGCTGCGTCACAATCAAATTCAGTGTTACGAGGGAAGAATGGCAGTGATTCTGTTAGTATTGACAAACTTCATATATCTGATCCTATTACTGCTGTAGCTTCAAAGGTTTCACCCGGCTTGCAGTTGGCTCCTGGTTCCTCGACAATAAGTCCTACTCAGTCACAACCATTGAGAGGCCAAGGAAGAGGATTTAATGCAATGCCAAATGTGAATTACCAATCTCCTGTGATAAACAACCAATTCAACAGAGCTCCTCAGCCGACAAATCTCAATTCGACTCAGAGGAATCCTGTTTTAGGTCGAGGCCAACCTACTTTCCAAGCTACTGGTCAACAGTTTGCTCAGCGATCTGGTACTAGATCTCAAGGTTCATCTCCACCCAAAGCTGGACAATCTATCTCTGAAACTGGGGAGTTTGAGTCTTCTTCAGATTCAAGTAAATCAAAGAGTGCTATGGTTGCAAAAGGAAAAGGCACTCTTCAGAGCACTGGAAGGGGATCAGTTCTCTATGGCGGAGCTCAGGTTATGGGTGCACCTGGAAGCATGGGTGGTGGTGATCAGAACTTTCCTACAACACCAGCCTTTTTGCCAG TCATGCAATTTGGCGGCCAGCACCGCGGTGGCATTCCTGCTGTTGGCATGGCTTTTCCTGTATATGTTGGTCAGCCACAACTTGGTTTGGGGAATTCTGAGATGACATG GTTGCCAGTTTTAGCTGGAGCTGCTGGAGCATTAGGTGCAACATACTGTTCGCCATATATTGCTATGGATGGTGCCTATCATGCTCGTCCATCTGGGCAAATATCTTCTCTCACTGCTGCTCCAAG CAAAGAGAATAGTGCCAGTAAGCCAAATAATGAAAGCAATCCCCAACAGCGACTAG AGCTCTCAAATGATGACTTAGGCCAGCGCCAGAAGAATCCTCGGAG ATATACGGAGATGAAGTTTGATCAGTGA
- the LOC107014818 gene encoding nuclear pore complex protein NUP50A, with amino-acid sequence MGDAENSLQPSKKRAAIKELSRDNPGLDDDENEAELETGSFKKASEEVMASRRIVKVRRSQTTSSTATPSANPFAAIRLVPPTESSIPSTVITSEVESGITSSGIPEDKNDIGEATRKETSDVCKEEMKEPDQISKPSEGDVDKSNVVKEKVETPNEADKPESAEEKVADDEKVQVQTKEGTVVEKSENDSKKDVEVAKTKNEEQNDTGGEKSEKGAETASFSSFQQLSSGQNAFTGFSGTGFSSTTFSFGGISKEGSSLGFGSESGAGSLFGAKSDQSPFGLNLPTNGSTTLFGNSGSSLVNKSEGTGFPSKEEVTVETGEENEKPVFAADSVLFEYLNGGWKERGKGELKVNVSTTGEGKGRLVMRTKGNYRLILNASLFPEMKLANMDKRGVTFACLNSAADGKGLSTIALKFKDASIVEDFRAAVVEHKGTTTGSLKTPENSPKA; translated from the coding sequence ATGGGAGATGCTGAGAATTCTCTTCAACCATCAAAGAAAAGGGCAGCTATAAAGGAATTATCACGAGACAATCCTGGTCTCGatgatgatgaaaatgaagcTGAGCTAGAGACTGGGTCTTTTAAGAAAGCAAGTGAGGAGGTGATGGCAAGTAGAAGAATTGTCAAAGTTCGTCGCAGTCAAACTACCTCATCTACAGCTACACCTTCAGCTAACCCCTTTGCAGCAATCCGCTTAGTTCCACCCACTGAGTCCAGTATCCCGTCTACTGTGATAACCAGTGAAGTTGAGAGTGGGATAACAAGTTCAGGTATACCAGAAGATAAAAATGACATTGGTGAGGCAACTAGAAAGGAGACAAGTGATGTGTGTAAGGAAGAGATGAAGGAACCTGATCAAATTTCTAAGCCATCAGAAGGTGATGTTGATAAATCCAATGTTGTCAAGGAGAAAGTTGAAACTCCTAATGAGGCTGACAAACCTGAATCTGCTGAAGAGAAGGTAGCAGATGATGAGAAAGTCCAGGTTCAAACCAAGGAAGGCACAGTAGTTGAGAAGAGCGAAAATGACAGTAAGAAGGATGTGGAGGTCGCGAAAACAAAGAATGAAGAACAAAATGATACTGGTGGTGAGAAAAGTGAGAAGGGTGCAGAAACTGCTTCTTTCAGCTCATTCCAACAACTCTCAAGTGGCCAAAATGCTTTCACAGGATTTTCAGGGACTGGGTTCTCCAGCACTACTTTCTCCTTTGGAGGTATTTCAAAAGAGGGATCTTCTCTAGGTTTTGGTTCTGAATCAGGTGCTGGTTCTCTCTTTGGAGCAAAAAGTGACCAGTCACCATTTGGACTTAATCTTCCCACTAATGGAAGTACTACTCTGTTTGGAAATTCGGGGTCATCCCTTGTGAATAAGAGTGAGGGTACTGGATTTCCTTCCAAAGAAGAGGTCACTGTTGAAACAGGGGAGGAAAATGAAAAACCCGTATTCGCTGCTGATTCCGTGCTGTTTGAATATCTTAATGGAGGGTGGAAAGAGCGGGGAAAGGGAGAACTAAAGGTTAATGTTTCTACAACAGGGGAAGGAAAAGGTAGACTTGTTATGAGGACCAAAGGAAATTACAGATTGATCTTGAATGCGAGCCTTTTTCCAGAAATGAAGCTTGCTAATATGGACAAAAGAGGGGTCACTTTTGCTTGCTTGAATAGTGCTGCTGACGGGAAAGGACTTTCTACTATTGCTCTGAAGTTCAAGGATGCCTCCATCGTGGAAGATTTTCGTGCTGCTGTAGTGGAACATAAAGGTACTACAACTGGTTCTTTGAAGACACCAGAAAACTCTCCTAAAGCTTAA
- the LOC107013822 gene encoding thionin-like protein 2, with product MESMKLRALVMALMFMGIFVGQSGAAFTDCYTRCFIFCMIDPSETVCKCTTKCLKQCIFNSDSDSGSVSTNNVHNKIDSSNLKFCKLGCALSACSTLSKKHQPNGEKMDDCVGSCSKNCTKSY from the exons ATGGAGTCAATGAAGTTAAGGGCACTTGTTATGGCCTTAATGTTTATGGGAATTTTTGTTGGGCAGTCAGGTGCTGCCTTCACTGACTGTTACACTAGATGTTTCATTTTCTGCATGATTGATCCTTCTGAGACAGTATGCAAATGCACTACTAAATGCTTAAAACAGTGCATTTTCAATTCAGATTCTGATTCTGGTTCTGTTTCTACCAATAATGTCCATAACAAAATAGACAGTAGCAATCTTAAGTTCTGTAAGTTAGGTTGTGCCTTGTCTGCTTGCTCCACTCTCAGCAAAAAACATCAACCAA ATGGTGAAAAGATGGATGACTGTGTTGGATCTTGCTCAAAGAACTGCACCAAGAGCTACTGA